CGAATCAGCGACTCATTGTAACTCTTGCCGCGCTCCAGATATGCATCATCCGATGGGGGAAAGGCCGTGGTCCGGCTCTCAAAACCCTCTTCCATGCCCGATTCTCCGTCGGTATCTGTGGTTTCTTCCGCAGCTTCCTCCCCTGGGGTTTCCTCCCCGGTAGTTTCCTCCCCGGTGGCTTCTTCTTCCGCGGAAGTATCTTCGCCATCGGATTCCTCGGAACCGGATTCGGTTTCAGCGTCTTTTTCCTGTTGTTCCACGTTTGGAGAACCTCCGTTGGCAGTGGTGTAATCCAGGATATCGGAATCCTTGGAACAGGCAATCAAAAATGTCAGTGCAAATAGGATAAAAAATATCTGGCTCTGATGGATTCGAGTGGGGTGAAATCTCATGAGTCAAAGTAGGGTTTAAGATATGGTGCTTACTTCATTCAATAACTTTGATTAGTCGACGAAAATTGCAATTAAATCGATGAACTGCACGGTAAGGGACAAAAAAAATACCAACATCTGATTGTTGATAAAGCACCTTTGATGGTTCGATCGGGGCAAACTTCACGCAAATCTCATTCGAATACGCGCAAAACTCTGCAACTGGACGTCGAAAGTAACCCGTTTAACAGTTTTTTGGGAAAAAAATCGATGAACTGCACGATACAGACACCCGGGTAGGGGATCTCCTATAGAGTCAGTGGTAAATTCGCAAGGAAGCGGAAAGTTGAAAGTATTGCAACAGAAAGGGCGGCAGATGTTCCCCGGTTTGCGGAAATCGCCGCCGTCTGTTAGTCGAGCAGCGCTTTTGCAATCCTCCGTTTGAGGGGCCTGGGGAGTTGACGGAAAATTTTCAGCAAAAACCTTTTCAGGGGCGGTTTGTTCTGCGGGCTGACATTCCTTTTGGGAAAAGGCGTACCTGGTATGGGTACCCCCAGGAATGGACACAACTTTTCCCAGCCATCGCCATTGACGACATCAATGACCAGCAAGTCATCGGGCCGGCCTTTAAAATGTTCCATGGCCTCGCGATGATGTTCCTCAAAGTGCCGGGTCCAGCCTTCCCGGTCCACCTCCAGCCAGGTGAGGCCCGAGTCGGGTATATCCCTTACGGTTTGCTGGTTCTTCAGGACGTGCCTTTCCCGGCTGTCCAACCAGCTTTCTAAATCTCGGGTGTTGAGGATAAACTTGCTATTCGGATATTGCCTGTCGAATTCCTTGAAGATGCCCACGGTATTGGAGCTGTTATCCCAATCCGTGAAGGCGTCGTATTCCTCCAACCCCTCGAGAATATTTTTTCCATTCTCGAAATTATGTTGAATGATCTCCTTGATATTGTTGCCTTTGTCATCTTCATAATGAACGCTCTTAAACCCCAGTTTCTCCAGCGCCAAATGCAGGGATGTGGTGCCCGTTTTATTTAAACCGATACAAAATATTTTTCCGTCCATTACTCAAAGTTTAATTAAGCATAAAGCTCCGCGCCTCTATCATTTCAGGAAAGGAGGTCTTTCGATTTCAATTGGTCGTAAATCCCGGTTGCACGCTTTTTCAGCTCCGGGCTGCAGGACAATCCGGAATACGTACTCGGGGTATGTCGGTTGGGCACAGGTATCCCGGTTTCCGGTTCCAGCAAATTTTCGAGGCGGCCATAGACCTCTCCGGGTTTTGTGGTCAGGTCCTCAAAGGCAATCAAATGGATGGATTCCTTCAAATGGGATAACAGGTACTCGTAGTAATTGATCCAGCTAAAGACCCAGTAGTCCAGCGTATCCTTCGGGTAGGCTGCGGCCTCCTCCATAAAAGCCTCCCGGAGCAAAAACGGCTTGTGCCCCAGGCCAAATTCGTGGTGCCCCAGGTAATTAAAATAATCCAGTTCAAAGGGATCTTCCCCCTGGCTTTCACTGAAGGACTTATGTAGTTTCAGGAGGGAAGCCGCATGGGATAAGGGATCCCGAAACAGAACAATGACCCTGCTGTTGGGTAATTCCAGGAGGGAATCCAAACGGAGGATGTTGTTGTTGTTTTTGGAGATGTATTTTTTTTTGCCCTTGGAATGGCAGATGAGTTTTACGTATTCCTGGTATTTTTCCAGGATGTCCCCCGGGACCTCGTGGACCTCCAGTGCGTCGGAGATATAGGAATCCTTCAGGAAAGCCTTCCAAAAATATTCGTCAAACTCCTCCGGGGAATTGCCGTCGATTTTGATCCCGTCCCCATGGGCACGCTCCCGGGACTCGAGTTTCAGTTTCTTTTTCCAGAGGTTCGGACTCAGGAGGATCGGCATGTTGGAATATTGCAGGGAGGCGTATTCGCCGGTTGCAAAAAGCGTCCGCATCAGGGCCGTGGTCCCGGAGCGGGCCAAGCCGGAAATAAAGACATAGGCTTCAACCTGCAGGTCTTTTATTTTATTTCCAAACAGGATTTGCTCCACCTCGAGGGAGGAGCGGGAAATAAAATAATTGGACAGGTAAAATTTATGCAGCGCCTTTTCGCTGGCCGAATAGCTTGACATACATGCGTTTTAGGATAAAATAGAGGCCCACTCCCACAAAGGTTGCCAGGATGCCCTCCCAACGATACAATGTCGACGCGCTGAACAGTTCCGTATAAGGCGCAGCAAGCGTATATACGATAAAAGGGGATACAAAGACAACCAGCAGGAGAATGAGCTTCAACAGCTGCCCCAACTGCAGTTTTACCTGGGCCAGCAGCAATTGTTGTTTCTCCTCGTCCCCGAGGTCCTTGTTCTGCATCAGGGAGAATTGCTGCCGGTAGGAGGCAATCAATTTATTGGTCACGCCAATAATATGGATGCGCTCGAAAAGCAAACAACTCAGCAGGGTGGTCCCTGCGATAATTGCGTATTCCAATGCCTATTCTTTGGTCTTGCCTTTAAACATCCCGAAGAACCGCTTAATGGGTATCCAGAAAACGGCTACCAGAAATGCAAAGATGGTTAAGAAGATTCCACTGATAACGGCGAGTATGCCCCCGCCAAGACCTGGTCCTAAATATAAATACATGGTGTTACTTATTTAGTTTTTTATCATTCTGCTCCAGAATAAACTGGAAATATGTTCGTCGTCGATTCGTTTGACGTATTCCATTTTTGAACGGGCCGAATCTCCTATGATGATCCTCCCGTTGTTGGTGTCTTCAACAAAGATATCCCCGTTGGCCAAAATTTCACTCCGGCCCGAGGTGGTAGTATTGATCCCTTCGGCCTCCATGAGTTTTGAATAGGGGGTGGTAACGGAATCATTTTCAAAGTTATAAAGATAAATTTCATTCGTCCCGCCGGAAGGGGGGAAGAATAAATTCTTCGTTGTGATTTTCGGATCAATCGTGCTTTCTTCCCGAAGGATGTCATTGCCAAAAATACTGATCGACTGCCCGTCCACAAAGTCCGCGTCGTGCTGGTTCTGCCAGGGACCTTGCTGTATCCAAAGGATTTTATCCTCGGAGGGTCTGTAAAGGAAGACCGTACTGATATTCCGGCAGGAGACCAGCAGGTCGCCCCGGTTCCAGTATTCGGTAGTGCTGTAGGCGGGTTGAATATCATTCAGGTGGATCGGGTCGCTGATGATCTGCCCTTTTTGGACTATTAAGCCTCCATACCCGTTTTCGATCAATATTTGGGAAACGGATTTCTCGAAAAGGATTTCCCCCGTATCCGGGTCAATCCGGGTAAGGGCATCGTCCATAAAGGCGGAACGCGCCTCTTCCGTATCCGGCAGGAAGGGGAGTTGTGTAGCCTGGAAAGGGCGGCTGCAAACCCAGACCGTCCCGTCCGGACCGAGCTCCGAGGTATGGTGGTAATTCCTGTCGTTGCTGATCCACATAATTGAATTGTCCTTGCCGATTCGAGTAAGCAGACTGGTTATCTGCGAATTCATAATCAGGGAACTGTCCTTCAGCATCAGTGCATGCATAAAATGCAAGTCGCTGCCTTTTGGGGGTTTTCTCGGATCCGCCTCGTTAAACGCCCTCTCGAAGAGTTCCGCATTGTCCGGGGCCCATTTCCGGATGGATGCGCCTGAAGGCACTTCCAGCAGCTCAAACTCCTGCCCAAAAGGTTTTGTCTTATAAGAGACCAGCAGATTCGGGTAATCCACTGTATCGCTGACCTGGGAAACCAGCGTCAGGCCATCTTTGGCAGTGCTGTTGCCGACATAAAACCCCGGGGCTTCAAAAGCCTGCTTTACCTGGGAGGGTAAATTGGCCATAAATTTCACCGCGTCCCCGGCTATTCCCCATTGTGCATTGGTGTCGGGTGCCAGGTAGAGGTTCCTGACAAAAGAGGACAAGGCTATGGAATAAAGGAAGATTCCTACGACAATGATAAATAGGATCCGAAGTCTTTTCATACAGCAAAGAAAACTTTTACAGTCTGCAAATATTCAATTTACTAGGTCATGCCCCTATTTAAATCGTCCAAAAACAATAATTGTGAACTTTTAAACACATTCACGAGTAATAATTGACATACCAATCGACAAACTTACCAATCCCGTCGTCTAAATCCGATCCGGCCCTGTACCCGTAATCTTTTTGCAGGCCGCCTGTGTCCGCCCAGGTCCGGGTAACGTCGCCGGGCTGGGCCGGAAGCATTTCCCTGATAGCCGTTTTTCCCGTGTGTTTTTCAATGGCTTCAATGAAATCCATGAGTTTTACCGGGCTGCCGTTCCCGATGTTGTATAGCTTGTATTTTTCCCGGTGATCCCGGCGACCACTGAGGTCGTCCTCCAGCACGCGGACCACCCCTTCGGCTATGTCGTCGATATAGGTGAAATCCCGTTCCTGCTCGCCATTGTTGAAAACCTGTATGGGCCGGCCTTCCAGGATGGCCCGGGTAAACAGGAAAAGCGCCATGTCCGGCCTTCCCCAGGGGCCATACACCGTAAAGAACCGTAAGCCCGTGGTGGCAAAACCGTACAGGTGGCTGTACGTATGGGCCATGAGCTCATTGCTCTTTTTGGTAGCCGCATACAGGCTGATCGGGTGGTCTACCCGGTCCGTGGTTTCAAAGGGGATTTTTTCATTTTGCCCGTAAACACTGGAGCTGCTGGCATAGACCAGGTGGCCGATGCCGCAGTGTCGGCAATTCTCCAGGATATTGAGGAACCCCACGATGTTGCTGTCGATGTAGGCTTCGGGGTTTTCCAGGCTGTAGCGTACCCCGGCCTGGGCGGCCAGGTGGCATACCGCGTCGAAAGAGTGTCGCTCGAACAGGGCCCGCAGTTCCTCCCGGTCTTCCAGGTTCAGCCGAACAAACGCCACATTTGTCAGGGTGGAGCTCTCCGTTTCCTGTCCGAAGGTTTCCGCAGATCCCCGGTCGATCCCCAGTTCCCTCAGCCGGCCGAATTTCAGTTCCGGGTCGTAGTAATCGTTGATGTTATCCAGGCCCACCACATGATGTCCCTTTTCCGCCAGCAGCCGGGTTGCGAAAAATCCAATAAATCCGGCTGCCCCGGTAACGAGAATCTTCATAAAACAGGTTTTTGTCGGGGGATGTCCCCGCCTTCAAAATTATACAACGCAAACCAGCCCGGATGATTGTACGGGTTATGCCCGATGAGGCTGGTTAAAAAAAATACCCCGGGCCAGGCCGGAGTATTTATTATTTATCTGTCGATTCGATTAGAATGCATTCGAACCGATATTGGCGTGGGCAATCACATTGTCCATGTTTGTCTCGCTCTGATAGATGTTGATATGCCCGTCAAAGGCGTTCAGCTCATCAAAAGAAATAGACGTGCCGTTGTCCAGTTCCGTGATGACGGTCTCGCTTATGGCGCACTCACATTCATTCAGGGTAATGGCAACAGGGCCTCCCATTTCAATACTATTTTCGTGGACGGCTGCCGGGTGGATGCCCGTGGAGGCATTTTCCAATTCGATGTAAATTGTGGAGGTGCCGTCGTCGTTGCGGATGAGGGTGGCGGTTCCGGTTACCCCGGAATCGTTAACGCTTGTCAGGTCGTATACCACGCGCTCAACGGGATCCGGGTCCGGATTCCCGCTGTCCGGGTTGTCGACATCTGAACTTTCGTTTTTGCTGCAGCTCACAGCCAGCGCAAGCAGAAGCAGGATGAGATAAGAGGGCTTTTTCATAAGTGTAGTGTGTGGGGTTAAAATTATTGTGCTAAAAGTAGTACAAAGTAAATTATCTGGTGAATAGCAAATATTCTCGTCCAAAATTTATTTTAGCCGAAATGCGTCATTCCGCGGATTACCTGCACCGTACAGCAGTTGTGCCCCCCGTGTTTCCGGTGCATGCCGGCCAAAAAGCGGAGTTGTCCGAATTTTTTGGGCCTTCAGCGAATTATTGGCCCCGATTTCGCTGGGAACGGCTTTAAACCGTAAATTAGCCTTTGAATCCGGGACCTCACGTAATGCAATTGGTTTTTCTTCTGATTGAGCGTGCAAACCGGATTCGAGATTGTACTTTTACGAGTCGAAAGCATACGGACAACCCAAGCGATAAACACCCTTTTGAAAACAGCTGTACAAGAACGTATTTGGTTATCTTCCCCGCACATGGGGGGAGCCGAGCAGAAGTATGTGCAGGAGGCGTTTGACACCAATTGGATTGCCCCCCTCGGGCCCAATGTAACTGGATTTGAAGCTGATCTGGAGGCGTACGTCGGTTCCGGCATGCAGGTGGCCTGCCTGAGTTCCGGGACGGCCGCCATCCACCTGGCCCTGGACTTGCTGGGCGTGGGGGCTGGCGATGAAGTGATCTGCCAGAGCTTCACCTTCTCTGCGTCGGCCAATCCCATTACCTACCTGGGGGCCACCCCGGTTTTTGTCGACAGCGAACCAAATACCTGGAATATCTCCCCGGACTTGCTGGAAGCCGCCATCCTGGATCGGATGGGCGCTGGGGCCAAACCCAAGGCCATCGTTGCCGTGCACCTCTACGGCATGCCTTATGATTCGGATGCCGTCATGGCGCTCTCCGAGCGATACGGGATCCCTGTGGTGGAAGACAGTGCAGAGGCCCTGGGCAGCCGGTACAACGGCCGGCCCTGCGGCAGCCTTGGCAGTATCGGTATTTTCTCTTTCAACGGCAATAAAATTATTACCACCTCCGGGGGGGGCGCGCTCCTGACCCGCGACCCCGCCCTAAAGCAGCGGGCGGTTTACCTGGCCACCCAGGCCAGGGACCAGGCACCGCATTACCAGCACTCGAGCATCGGATACAACTACCGGCTGAGCAACGTCCTGGCGGGTATCGGCCGGGGACAAATGGAGGTGTTGGAGGATCGCGTGGCGGCCCGCCGCGCCAATTACGAATTTTACAGGGAAACGCTATCGGGAACCGGGGCGTTTACCTTCCTGGAGGAGCCCGAAGGCGCTTTCAGCAACCGCTGGCTGACTGCGGTCCTTACCCCGGATTTCGGGACGCGCGAGGCCATTCGCCTGGCCCTGGAAGCCGAAAATATCGAATCCCGCCCGCTGTGGAAGCCCATGCACCTCCAGCCGGTTTTCTCTGAATGTACCTCCTTTGCCGACGGTACCTCGGAAGACTTGTTTGAGCGAGGCCTGTGCCTGCCAAGCGGATCCAATCTTACGAAGTCCGACCTGGAGCGGACTGTCGAAATAATCTACAACACCCTGCCATGATTCAAAATTACCTGACAAATTCTGTTTCCCGTTACGCCTCCAAGTGGCTTGTACTGGCAATAGACCTCGTCACGGTGTCCGTTGCATTCGTCTTTTCCTACCTGATACGATTCAACCTCACCCTGAACTTCGACGTGGAAAAATTGTTCCTGCAATTGCCCGTTATCGCATTTATCTCGATGGTGGCTTTCCTGATCACGGGATCCTACAAAGGGGTGGTACGGCATACGGGCGTCCGGGACGTTTACAATATTTTTAACGCCATCTGCCTTTCGAGCATCCTCTCGATCGTTTTGGTGCTGACCAACCGGCAGATGCTGCTGATGGACGGGTTTACCATCCCGCTTTCCATTATCATCATCCACAGCTTGCTGGCCTTTATCGGCCTGACGGCTTCGCGTTACGTTTTCAAGGTATTCTATACCAACCTGATCAACCGGGGCATCAACTTCTCCAAGAATGTTTTTATCTACGGGGCCGGCGAATCGGGTATCCTTACTTACAACGCTCTGAATTCCATATCCCGGAGCAACGTCCGGGTCCTCGGGTATATTGATGACGACCGGCAAAAGTCCGGGAAACAAATCAACGGGGTCCGCGTATACGGGCCGGAGATCCTGAACCGGGAATTCCTCAGGAAAAAGAATGTCTCCGAGATTATTTTTGCCATCCAGAATATCGACCAGAAAAAACTCAGGAAACTGGTGGAAAGCCTGGTGGAGTACTCCGTGCAGGTGAAAATCGTCCCCCCGGTCGAAGACTGGATCAACGGGGAACTGAAGGCCTCACAGATCAAACAGATCCAGATTGAGGACTTGCTGGACCGGGCACCGATATCCATTAAGAATGCCAAGATTTCCAAAGAACTGAACGGCAAAAGCATCCTGGTAACCGGGGGTGCCGGTTCCATCGGCAGTGAAATCGTCCGGCAGATTTGCAATTACGACTACAAGACGCTGATTGTCCTGGACCAGGCGGAATCCGCCCTCTACGACCTGCAGCAGGAACTCAAACAGAACGGCTTCCACAACTTTATCCCAATTGTGGCGGACGTCCGCGATAAAAACCGGGCAAATTCCATCTTCCAGGAGTACAAGCCCGACATCGTTTTCCACGCCGCGGCATACAAGCACGTGCCGCTGATGGAGTACAACCCCTATGAGGCCATCAAGATCAATATTGCCGGTACCAAGGTCATTGCAGACCTGGCCCAGCAACACAATACCGATAAATTCGTCTTTATTTCCACGGACAAGGCGGTCAATCCCACCAACGTGATGGGTGCCTCCAAGCGGATTGCCGAGATGTATATCAGCTGTATCCAGCAGGAAGGGGGGACCAAGTACATTACAACCCGCTTTGGGAACGTATTGGGATCCAATGGCTCGGTGATTCCGCTCTTTAAGAAACAGATCGAGAAAGGCGGCCCGCTGACAGTCACCCACAAAGAAATTACCCGATATTTCATGACCATCCCCGAGGCTTCCCAACTGGTACTCGAGGCTGGGGCCATGGGCGAAGGTGGGGAGATTTTCATCTTCGATATGGGGGAATCGGTAAAGATATTCGACCTGGCCAAAAACATGATCCGCCTCTCCGGCCTCCGCTACCCGGAGGATATCGACATCAAGATCACCGGGCTCCGACCCGGGGAAAAGCTCTATGAGGAGCTTCTGGCAAACGGGGAGAATACGCTCCCTACCTATAACCGGAAGATCATGATCAGCAAGGTGCGCGAACTGGATTACGCAAAAGTGCGCTCCCTCATCGACGAACTATGCATCTCCAATATGTTCTTCAGCGGGGATACGGTAAAGCTTATGAAAAACATCGTGCCCGAGTACGTGTCCAATAATTCGGAGTTTTGTAAATTCGACCGGTCCCACCCGGAGGAGCCCATCGAATCGCGGGAGGACCAGCTCAATACGGAGCGGCTTTCCATTCTGGAGGACCTGCTCCCTTCAAAACATAATCCGTCCAAGCAATGAACAAACAAGTATTCCGGAGAGTTTTCCTTCTCCTTGTTGGCGCCCTGCTGATCAGCTCCTGCGCCTCCCGAAAAAATGTCGTCTATTTCCAGGACACGGGTTCCTATGAAACCCTGCTCGAAGAGAACAACGCGGTGACCAAATTCAAGGAAGACGACCTGGTGTCCATCCACGTATCCTCTTTGAACCCCGAGGCCAGCGCGCCCTTCAACTTGTTCCGCGGACCTTCCGAAGGCGGAATCCGCGCCGAACAGGTAGACTATCTGATCGATGAATTCGGGATGATTGATTTTCCTGTAATTGGCAAAATCAAAATAGCGGGCCTTTCCCCGGAAGAAACGCGGACCTTGTTGCGGGAGCGCTTGTCTGAATACATCCGGGACCCCATCATCAACATCCGCCTGAACAACTTTACGGTAACCGTACTGGGGCAGGTAAACCGCCCCGGCACTTACCCGGTTCTCGGGGAGAAAATCACCATCCTGGAGGCCCTGGGCCTGGCCGGCGATATGGGGATCAAGGGCAAGCGGGAAAATGTGCTGGTCATCCGGGACTTTGACGGTACCAAGGTGTATACCCGTATCGACCTGACAAAAAAAGATGCCTTTAATTCCCCGGTCTATTACCTCACCCAGAACGATGTGGTTTACGTGGAGCCGAACAATTCGGCTATAAAGACTTCCAGCCTGGATAGCCGTGCAAGCATTATGGTCTCCATTATTTCGACCCTGATTACATCCACAGTAATCCTGATCACGCGATTGTAGGCTCAATTATTCCCAAATTATCAATTTACCTATGGCCGATTCTACGGAAATCAGAGAAATATTAAGTACCTACCTGCGGCACTGGAAGTGGTTCCTGTTATCGCTAGCAGTAGCTATTAGTATAGCCGTTGTGTATTTGCGCTACGCCGTTCCAAAATACGAGGCGCGGGCCAAGATCAAGATCATCGAGGACCAGAGTTCCGCCGGAGGGCTGGACCTTTTCTCGGATATCGGGATGTTATCCGGGGGGAACACGATGGTGGAGGACGAGGTGGAAGTATTCAATTCCCGGAGCAATATCATCCAGGTTGTCCGGGAGCTGGGCCTGAATTCCCGGATTATTTCCCTGGGGAATATCCGGAATACGGAGTTGTACGACCATCCGCCCTTAAACCTGAACTTCCTGTCGGCCGATTCGGTAATCAATCGTTCCGCATATTCTTTTTTTGTAACTGGTATCTCGGACACGTCTTTTCGATTTTCGCGGGAAGAAGATGGGCCGGCCCAGTTATACGCCTTTGGGAAAACCATCGAGACCCCCCTGGGGGATTTGGTGATTACCCCGAATTTTGAAAACGCGGAAGCCTACAGGGATCGCAAGCTTATGGTTAGCATTACCCCGGTGACCAAGGTAGCCGAAAATTACCAGGCACGTGTCCGGGTGGCCATTGCCGAGGAGTTTTCCAATATCGTCACCCTCTCCCTGGAAGATCCGATCCCCAACAGGGCAAGGGATTTTCTCAATACGCTGATCCGAATCTACAACGAAAATGCGATAGCCGACAAAAAGGCCGTAGCGGACAAGACCTCCCAGTTCATCAACGACCGGATTGCTGCAATTTCCTCCAACTTAACCAATGTGGACGAATCTGCAGAAGAACTGAAGACCGAGCGGGGACTTACGGATATCCAGTCCGAGGCGAACATCAACCTGAATTTCGGCGCCAGCAACCGCCAGCAACTGGCGAGTTCCCAAACCCAGCTGGAAATTGCAGCCTCCATGCAGGACCTGGTGCAACAGCAGGACGGGTACGAGATCATGCCCACGAACATTGGTCTGGACGACCCGACCATTGCCAGTACCACGGCCCGGTATAACCAGCTGGTGGCAGAACGGCGGCGGTTGATGAAAAGTTCTACCGAGAAATCCCCGATTATCCAGAACCTGGACCAGGAACTCGACGGGTTGAAGCAGAGCATGCAATCCAGTTTGAACAGCAAGGTGAATAACCTGGGGATGCAGGTCAGTACGCTGACCAACCAGCAGGCCATCATCAATTCAAAGATTTATTCGGCGCCCCGGAATGAGCGGGATTTGCGCGACATCACCCGCCAGCAGCAGACCACGGAGTCGCTCTACCTGTACCTGTTGCAGAAGCGGGAGGAGGCGCAGATTGCGGTGGCATCCACCGCCCCGAAATCCCAGATAATAGACAGTGCCTACCATGTTTCGGATACGCCTGTATCACCGAGGAGGAAACTCGTATACCTGGTATCCATCATATTTGGCCTGCTCGTCCCGTTTTCGGTGATTTACGCCCGGGACCTGCTGGACAACAAGATCCACAGCCGGCACAACCTGGAACAAATCATCCACGACGCCCCGGTGTTGGGGGAACTGCCCCGGCTGGGCAAGAAGGACAACAAGTTTATCGTTAAGGACGACCGGTCCATCCTGGCCGAATCGCTTCGCATCATTCGCACGAACCTGGACTACCTGCTCAAGGCGCGCCGGGGAGGAGGGAAGAACAACCTGATCTTTGTGACCTCCGGGACGCCCGGGGAAGGGAAGACCTTCTTTTCCACAAACCTGTCGCTGGTGCTGTCGGGCAACCGCAAACGCGTGTTGCTCATCGGCGCGGACATCCGGAATCCGAAGCTGTATACCTATTTCCTGAACAACAACGTGGACAACATGGGGAAACAGGGGCGCAACAAGGATGCGGGCCTCACCGAATACCTCTACGATGACAAATACCGCCCCCAGGACATTATCAACAGCATGTTGGTAGACCAGCACGCCATCGACGTGATCTTTTCGGGCCGGATCCCGCCCAACCCGGCCGAATTGCTGATGAACGAGCGGATGAAGGAACTCCTGGACGAAATGAGCCGGGAATACGACTACGTGGTGGTAGATACCGCGCCGATCCTGGTGGTTACCGACACCCTGCTGTTCAGCGACAAGGCCGATCTGATGGTATATGTGGCCCGCGCAGGGGTTACGGCCCGGGATACCCTGGACTTCCCGGCCAAACTGAAGGAAGAGGGGAAAATATCCAACCTGGCCTTTATTGTCAACGACGTGAAACAGACGAACCTGGGGTATGGGGGGAAATACGGGTACGGCTATTCGAAAACCCAGAAAAAATGGTGGAAGTTCAGGTAATCACCCATTCAGGAACTAAAAACCGGCCCCGAGCCGGTTTTTTTATGGATTGAGTTGATAACTTAACCTGAAAGTGACATTACTTTTTAGCCCGAATCCGTATGTTTGCCCGCCGTTCTATCCCGATCAAACCTTTTGCAAAAAAA
This genomic window from Robiginitalea biformata HTCC2501 contains:
- a CDS encoding GumC family protein; its protein translation is MADSTEIREILSTYLRHWKWFLLSLAVAISIAVVYLRYAVPKYEARAKIKIIEDQSSAGGLDLFSDIGMLSGGNTMVEDEVEVFNSRSNIIQVVRELGLNSRIISLGNIRNTELYDHPPLNLNFLSADSVINRSAYSFFVTGISDTSFRFSREEDGPAQLYAFGKTIETPLGDLVITPNFENAEAYRDRKLMVSITPVTKVAENYQARVRVAIAEEFSNIVTLSLEDPIPNRARDFLNTLIRIYNENAIADKKAVADKTSQFINDRIAAISSNLTNVDESAEELKTERGLTDIQSEANINLNFGASNRQQLASSQTQLEIAASMQDLVQQQDGYEIMPTNIGLDDPTIASTTARYNQLVAERRRLMKSSTEKSPIIQNLDQELDGLKQSMQSSLNSKVNNLGMQVSTLTNQQAIINSKIYSAPRNERDLRDITRQQQTTESLYLYLLQKREEAQIAVASTAPKSQIIDSAYHVSDTPVSPRRKLVYLVSIIFGLLVPFSVIYARDLLDNKIHSRHNLEQIIHDAPVLGELPRLGKKDNKFIVKDDRSILAESLRIIRTNLDYLLKARRGGGKNNLIFVTSGTPGEGKTFFSTNLSLVLSGNRKRVLLIGADIRNPKLYTYFLNNNVDNMGKQGRNKDAGLTEYLYDDKYRPQDIINSMLVDQHAIDVIFSGRIPPNPAELLMNERMKELLDEMSREYDYVVVDTAPILVVTDTLLFSDKADLMVYVARAGVTARDTLDFPAKLKEEGKISNLAFIVNDVKQTNLGYGGKYGYGYSKTQKKWWKFR